From the genome of Clarias gariepinus isolate MV-2021 ecotype Netherlands chromosome 28, CGAR_prim_01v2, whole genome shotgun sequence, one region includes:
- the LOC128515952 gene encoding uncharacterized protein LOC128515952 gives MAVWRCMICFVFVALTLKVLLSHINAVHGRSQDFWVYCGIDGCEQDFRVFNSFFRHIKRTHPLYLTNGCPSRGWRTTSTSRSLGSEVFGVSVFANCSTPATTSTVEILTGASLPETQQPQLTGSPVTEEAVAVTSTTRPDIARSAAAFAISVKEQCHLSQRMVNHIISGVQQYQVVLLDTVKERMRKVFEEHPDLTTHFQDDVLATFDTFVDPFSTIAYGQHTATREVVNPEEVVVSQKICWVKQGLSRVMSIRNKSFYYVPLIESLKQLLTNVRIFTMLNTAPQRNREGYFYNFTDGSLFTSHPLFSQRPNALQIILYTDEIEICNPLGSHASANKLVMFYYTLGNIDPKFRSKLAAVRLLAIAKANDISQWGVDVVLKRILQDLTLLYNGVRIETSAGETELFGAVIAVCGDTLAQHEVAGFKVGVGFAHSKCRHCECTFEDMQCIFEEGSFVEKTLAKHIRQCLEIDKASTEYLKAALKTTYGINRRSRLVDFPAFDLIKQTPQDIMHVIFEGVAPMEVKFVLKHLILLGQIELDEFNSAIQNFPYSPLEIRDKPCPISVATLAANDNKLKQSCGQMLILLKILPFLLNAVDNEYVKFILKLIEIVQIVLAPIISFETVLKLRRMVEQHLHQFKQLFPEANVIPKQHYMLHLPSQIISLGPLIRSMCIRFEAKHRYFKQWASKLNFKNVCKSLANHNQLLEWCQNEIATEHPIFANETESGPVSAVTNTEYVKKKVKEFLGIEFTQSIVSVKWYVLNGNKYISGKSLIIIDVDGTFPVFGLIKDIFLINSSFIAFEFQRYETLHLNQDFLAYEVAVPILAQATELVHELIDYTSYFSISFKESVFVPIKYSLCDIIAQRNHIRDAP, from the exons ATGGCGGTTTGgagatgtatgatatgtttcGTCTTTGTTGCTTTAACTCTGAAGGTCCTCCTTAGCCACATAAATGCAGTTCATGGTCGAAGTCAGGATTTTTGGGTTTATTGTGGAATAGATGGATGTGAACAGGATTTCAGAGTTTTTAACTCGTTCTTTCGCCACATTAAACGGACGCACCCTCTGTATTTGACAAATGGATGCCCATCAAGAGGATGGAGGACGACATCTACATCACGCTCTTTAGGCTCGGAAGTTTTTGGTGTTTCGGTCTTTGCCAACTGTAGCACTCCTGCAACAACCAGCACTGTGGAAATATTGACTGGTGCATCTTTGCCTGAAACGCAGCAGCCTCAGCTTACTGGCAGTCCTGTCACC GAAGAAGCTGTTGCTGTAACATCCACAACCAGACCTGATATTGCCAGATCTGCGGCGGCTTTTGCCATCAGTGTCAAGGAACAGTGCCACTTGTCACAg agaatggtcaaCCATATAATCTCAGGAGTGCAACAATATCAAGTTGTTCTTCTGGATACGGTGAAGGAGAGAATGAGAAAGGTGTTTGAAGAGCATCCTGACCTCACCACTCACTTTCAAGATGATGTTTTGGCTACATTTGATACGTTCGTGGATCCTTTCTCCACCATTGCATATGGACAACATACGGCCACTCGGGAAGTAGTCAACCCAGAGGAAGTAGTAGTATCCCAGAAGATTTGCTGGGTAAAGCAAGGTCTTTCAAGGGTCATGTCCATAAGGAATAAAAGTTTTTACTATGTACCTCTAATTGAAAGTCTAAAGCAATTATTGACTAATGTGAGAATCTTCACCATGTTGAATACTGCAccacagagaaacagagagggatACTTTTACAATTTTACTGATGGGTCCCTCTTTACATCTCACCCATTATTTTCTCAAAGGCCTAATGCATTGCAAATAATACTGTACACGGATGAAATTGAAATTTGTAACCCCTTAGGGTCCCATGCTTCTGCAAATAAATTGGTCATGTTTTATTATACTTTGGGTAATATTGATCCTAAATTTAGATCAAAGTTGGCTGCAGTACGACTTCTTGCTATTGCTAAAGCAAATGACATTTCTCAGTGGGGTGTTGATGTTGTACTGAAAAGAATTCTTCAAGATTTAACATTGCTTTACAATGGTGTAAGGATTGAAACATCAGCTGGTGAAACTGAGTTGTTTGGTGCTGTGATAGCTGTATGTGGAGACACACTTGCCCAACATGAGGTTGCTGGCTTTAAAGTAGGAGTTGGTTTTGCTCATAGCAAATGTAGACACTGTGAATGCACATTTGAAGATATGCAATGTATTTTTGAGGAGGGGAGTTTTGTGGAAAAAACTTTGGCAAAACACATTAGGCAGTGTCTTGAAATAGATAAAGCAAGCACAGAATATTTGAAAGCAGCACTCAAAACTACTTATGGAATTAATAGAAGAAGCAGACTAGTTGATTTTCCTGCATTTGACCTGATCAAACAAACTCCACAGGACATAATGCATGTTATTTTTGAAGGTGTTGCACCAATGGAAGTTAAGTTTGTATTAAAACACCTTATTCTATTAGGACAGATAGAATTAGATGAGTTTAATTCAGCCATTCAAAATTTTCCTTACTCACCTCTCGAAATACGGGATAAACCATGTCCTATTAGTGTCGCCACCCTAGCAGCTAACGACAACAAATTAAAACAGTCTTGTGGGCAGAtgttaattcttttaaaaatactaccatttcttttaaatgcaGTGGACAATGAGTATGTTAAATTTATTCTTAAGTTAATTGAGATAGTTCAGATAGTTCTTGCTCCCATTATTTCTTTTGAAACTGTATTGAAACTCCGACGTATGGTTGAACAACATCTGCATCAGTTCAAACAACTTTTCCCTGAAGCCAATGTAATACCCAAGCAACATTATATGTTACATCTTCCTAGTCAAATTATATCCCTTGGTCCTTTAATAAGGAGTATGTGCATTCGCTTTGAGGCAAAGCACCGCTATTTTAAGCAGTGGGCTtccaagttaaattttaagaatGTTTGTAAATCACTAGCAAACCACAATCAGTTACTTGAATGGTGTCAGAATGAAATAGCTACTGAACATCCAATTTTTGCAAATGAAACTGAATCAGGGCCTGTATCAGCTGTTACAAATACTGAATATGTTAAGAAAAAAGTCAAAGAATTTTTGGGAATAGAGTTCACGCAATCCATTGTGTCAGTGAAATGGTATGTTCTTAATGGCAATAAGTACATTAGTGGGAAGTCCTTGATTATTATAGATGTGGATGGCACTTTCCCAGTGTTTGGACTGATAAAGGATATCTTTTTGATAAATTCCTCTTTCATTGCTTTTGAGTTCCAGCGCTATgaaactttacatttaaatcaaGACTTTTTGGCATATGAAGTAGCTGTGCCCATTCTTGCCCAAGCTACAGAATTAGTACATGAGCTCATTGATTATACTTCATACTTTTCTATTAGTTTCAAGgaaagtgtgtttgtgcccaTAAAATACAGTCTTTGTGATATTATTGCCCAGAGAAAtcatattagggatgcaccctAA